The following are from one region of the Noviherbaspirillum sedimenti genome:
- a CDS encoding OsmC family protein, translating into MKRTATAVWSGGLKDGKGNISTQSGVLNSTQYGFTSRFENGVGTNPEELIAAAHAGCFTMALSGQLGEAGMVAERLTTSAAVTIEKVGDSFSITAIHLDLLAKIPGADQQAFADAAEKAKAGCPVSKVLNAAITLAARLES; encoded by the coding sequence ATGAAACGTACGGCAACGGCAGTATGGAGTGGCGGCCTGAAAGATGGCAAAGGCAACATTTCGACGCAGAGCGGTGTACTCAACAGCACCCAGTACGGCTTTACCAGTCGTTTTGAAAATGGCGTGGGCACCAATCCGGAAGAATTGATTGCGGCAGCTCATGCCGGCTGCTTTACGATGGCGCTGTCAGGGCAACTGGGCGAGGCGGGCATGGTGGCGGAGCGACTGACCACCAGCGCGGCTGTCACGATAGAAAAAGTTGGGGACAGTTTTTCGATTACCGCAATCCATCTTGATTTGCTTGCCAAAATTCCCGGCGCCGATCAGCAAGCCTTTGCAGATGCGGCAGAAAAAGCCAAGGCAGGATGTCCAGTATCCAAAGTGCTGAACGCAGCGATTACGCTGGCGGCACGTCTGGAATCCTAG